One Kangiella geojedonensis DNA segment encodes these proteins:
- a CDS encoding monovalent cation/H+ antiporter subunit D family protein: MIQHLPILQVIIPLLAAPICFILKEARLVRWFVLIANVMAFVISIMLLQQVNLHGTLVYSLGGWEAPIGIEYRIDELNAYLLILVTSISTITLMAAGKSLTKEISESKITYFYIAYMLCLTGLLGIVATGDAFNVFVFLEVSSLASYTMIAMGNDRRSLWASYQYLIMGTIGATFILIGIGLMYMMTGTLNMYDLAERLPEVEHTKTIFTAFAFFLVGVCLKLALFPLHLWLPNAYAYAPSIATVFLAATATKVAIYVLLRFIFSVYGFEFSFAHLPLTEILVSLGLLGVIAASIVAIYQTNVKRLFAYSSVSQIGYMILGIGVGSKTGLTATMLHLFNHALMKSAIFLALAGVVYRVGSVNIKAFAGLGRQMPWTMAAILVGGLSLIGVPLTVGFVSKWYLVLALLESNMWPVAVLVLVGSLLAMAYIWRLVEVAYFKPALQNNQAYKEAPLAILIPAWIFVIANIYFGIDTSFTAGVSEKTAELLFGGVR; this comes from the coding sequence GTGATTCAACATTTACCTATTTTGCAGGTAATCATTCCATTACTTGCAGCTCCAATATGCTTCATTCTAAAGGAAGCGCGTCTGGTACGTTGGTTTGTATTAATCGCCAACGTCATGGCTTTTGTCATCAGCATTATGCTGCTCCAGCAAGTCAATCTACACGGCACACTGGTTTATTCGCTAGGAGGCTGGGAAGCGCCAATCGGTATTGAGTATCGGATTGATGAGCTGAATGCTTATTTGCTGATACTGGTCACTTCAATCAGCACTATTACGTTGATGGCGGCTGGCAAAAGCTTGACCAAAGAAATTTCAGAGTCAAAAATCACCTATTTCTACATCGCATACATGCTGTGCCTCACAGGCCTGCTGGGTATCGTTGCGACAGGTGATGCCTTTAATGTATTTGTATTCCTAGAGGTTTCTTCATTAGCGTCTTACACCATGATTGCCATGGGTAATGACCGTCGTTCATTGTGGGCGTCCTATCAGTATCTGATTATGGGGACCATTGGGGCGACCTTCATATTGATTGGTATTGGTCTGATGTACATGATGACTGGTACTCTGAATATGTACGATCTTGCGGAGCGCTTACCAGAAGTTGAGCATACGAAAACTATATTCACAGCGTTTGCGTTTTTCTTGGTGGGTGTTTGCTTAAAGCTGGCTTTATTCCCGTTACACCTATGGTTGCCTAACGCTTATGCTTATGCGCCATCAATCGCAACCGTATTCTTGGCTGCGACGGCGACTAAAGTGGCGATTTACGTCCTGCTACGCTTTATATTCTCGGTCTATGGCTTCGAGTTCTCCTTTGCGCATCTTCCTTTGACTGAAATATTGGTCAGCTTGGGACTGCTTGGTGTGATTGCAGCGTCAATCGTGGCGATTTATCAGACTAACGTTAAGCGCTTGTTTGCCTACTCCAGTGTCAGTCAAATTGGCTACATGATATTAGGCATTGGTGTCGGTTCAAAAACGGGCTTAACAGCGACGATGTTACACCTGTTTAATCATGCTCTGATGAAAAGCGCCATCTTCTTGGCTTTAGCGGGCGTGGTCTATCGAGTGGGTAGCGTGAATATTAAAGCGTTCGCTGGACTCGGGCGTCAAATGCCTTGGACCATGGCAGCGATTTTAGTCGGTGGCTTGAGCTTGATCGGCGTGCCTCTGACGGTCGGTTTTGTCAGCAAGTGGTATCTGGTCTTAGCGTTATTAGAGAGTAATATGTGGCCGGTTGCTGTGTTGGTGTTAGTTGGTTCTCTGTTGGCGATGGCTTATATCTGGCGTCTTGTTGAAGTCGCTTACTTCAAGCCAGCGCTACAAAATAATCAAGCTTACAAAGAGGCGCCGTTGGCCATCCTCATTCCCGCGTGGATTTTTGTGATAGCGAATATTTACTTCGGTATTGATACCAGCTTTACCGCTGGTGTTTCAGAGAAAACCGCAGAATTGTTGTTTGGGGGCGTTCGATGA
- a CDS encoding DUF4040 domain-containing protein, whose amino-acid sequence MRLTQIRIRSRAIEILINVILLAFLAITALSLAFTKDLFASVMLTGIYSLLSAAFFVLMDAVDVAFTEAAVGAGISTILMVTTLTMTGRFENRKLHHPKIALSVVIVTGVMLIIGTMDMPAFGSDTAPAQVHVGPYYIMQSGEDIDIPNIVTSVLASYRGFDTFGEVVVVFTAVIGVLALLEFSRKENEVAERPAPMFQHKILRIVSKILIPPIMLFALYVQFHGEYGPGGGFQAGVIFASSIILYAMLFGIEQTRKAVSMPVVKILAALGVLIYGSVGIVSMLNGGNYLNYSVLAENDITGQHVGIIIIELGVGITVATAMILIFLTFARRIGKTNSNSSTKEGTA is encoded by the coding sequence ATGCGCCTGACACAGATAAGAATAAGGAGTAGAGCCATAGAGATTTTAATTAATGTCATCCTGCTGGCGTTCTTAGCAATTACTGCTCTGTCCTTAGCCTTCACTAAGGATCTGTTCGCTTCAGTGATGTTGACGGGGATTTACAGTCTATTGTCGGCAGCCTTCTTTGTCTTAATGGATGCTGTTGATGTGGCCTTTACGGAAGCGGCTGTTGGTGCGGGAATTTCAACCATTTTGATGGTGACGACCCTGACCATGACCGGACGCTTCGAGAATCGTAAATTACATCATCCGAAAATTGCTTTAAGTGTTGTCATTGTTACCGGAGTTATGCTGATTATCGGGACTATGGACATGCCGGCATTTGGCTCAGACACGGCACCGGCGCAAGTTCACGTAGGCCCTTACTACATTATGCAGTCGGGTGAAGATATTGATATTCCTAACATCGTTACCTCGGTATTAGCCAGTTATCGTGGCTTCGATACTTTTGGCGAAGTGGTCGTGGTGTTTACTGCGGTGATCGGTGTTTTGGCATTACTTGAGTTTTCGCGCAAAGAGAATGAAGTCGCTGAAAGACCTGCGCCAATGTTCCAGCATAAGATTTTGCGTATTGTGAGCAAAATTCTAATCCCACCCATTATGTTATTCGCGTTATATGTTCAATTTCACGGCGAGTATGGCCCTGGTGGTGGTTTCCAAGCGGGTGTTATTTTTGCTTCGAGCATTATTCTTTACGCCATGTTATTTGGCATTGAGCAAACGCGCAAGGCGGTGTCGATGCCAGTGGTTAAAATTTTGGCTGCACTTGGCGTTTTGATTTACGGTAGCGTCGGTATTGTGAGTATGCTTAATGGTGGCAACTACTTGAATTACAGCGTTCTAGCGGAGAATGATATTACTGGACAACATGTCGGTATCATCATTATTGAGCTGGGCGTGGGTATTACGGTTGCGACAGCGATGATTTTGATCTTCTTAACCTTTGCTAGAAGAATCGGCAAAACCAACTCCAATTCGAGTACGAAGGAGGGGACTGCATGA
- a CDS encoding cation:proton antiporter subunit C yields the protein MSFLEQYNYWIVIFLMMSGFYIVIAHGNLIKKLMGLTIFQTSVFILYISISKVIGGTAPILDDRYTIYSNPLPHVLILTAIVVGVATTALGLALAVRIKEAYGTVEEDVIQEKDLQQEGSAE from the coding sequence ATGAGCTTTCTAGAACAATATAATTACTGGATTGTCATTTTCCTCATGATGAGCGGTTTTTATATCGTGATTGCACACGGTAATTTAATCAAAAAGCTGATGGGGTTAACGATTTTCCAGACGTCGGTGTTTATTCTATACATCAGTATCAGTAAAGTGATTGGCGGAACTGCGCCAATTCTTGATGATCGATACACCATTTACTCAAACCCTTTACCTCACGTATTAATCCTGACGGCGATTGTTGTTGGCGTTGCTACCACAGCGCTAGGCTTGGCTTTAGCGGTGCGAATTAAAGAAGCTTATGGCACCGTTGAAGAAGACGTGATTCAAGAAAAAGATTTACAGCAAGAGGGTTCTGCAGAGTGA
- a CDS encoding monovalent cation/H+ antiporter subunit D family protein has product MIDAIMTQDLLMQWIIILPLLAIPGILLFHKTPNLREAATLIVGGLLLIAVIAFYQGFDAGKAPYVHWWELMPGLDIAFRAEPLGVLFSLVAGSLWLVTSVYAIGYMRGHGETNQTRFYCCFAIAISGVMGLAFADNLFTLFVFYEVLTLSTYPLVTHAGTDKARHGGRVYLSILLSTSILFFLFAIIGTWAEAETLTFVQGGVFDTTTSKTVLSVLLVLFIFGIGKAAVMPFHRWLPAAMVAPTPVSALLHAVAVVKAGVFTILKVCVYIFGIDLLADLAITDWLLYLATAGVLLASLVAMRQDNLKKRLAYSTVGQLGYITIGALLATQAGVLGGALHIVAHAFGKITLFFCAGAIMVAAHKTEISDMRGLGKSMPITMIAFFIGSMSIIGLPPAAGMWSKWYLFMGTLEADQLAVMIILMISSLLNIAYLLPIPLRAFFDGERSVVTIQRDQVKEAPWPSLLALSITAIMTMVFFFWPQVFYGLAESLASVAGGTNG; this is encoded by the coding sequence ATGATAGACGCAATCATGACTCAAGACCTATTAATGCAATGGATCATCATTTTGCCACTACTGGCGATCCCTGGAATTTTATTGTTCCACAAAACGCCAAACTTGCGTGAGGCTGCGACGCTTATCGTCGGTGGCCTGTTGTTAATCGCGGTTATCGCTTTCTACCAAGGTTTTGACGCTGGGAAAGCGCCATATGTTCATTGGTGGGAGCTGATGCCTGGGCTGGATATAGCGTTCCGAGCAGAGCCTTTGGGTGTATTATTCAGCTTAGTTGCAGGCTCATTGTGGTTAGTGACGTCAGTGTACGCAATAGGCTACATGCGTGGCCATGGCGAAACGAATCAAACTCGTTTTTACTGCTGTTTCGCCATTGCGATCTCAGGCGTGATGGGCTTGGCCTTTGCGGATAATTTATTCACCTTATTCGTATTCTATGAAGTACTGACCCTTTCAACCTATCCGTTGGTGACTCACGCGGGCACAGACAAGGCGCGACATGGTGGCCGAGTTTACTTATCCATCTTGTTGAGTACCTCTATTCTATTCTTCCTATTCGCGATTATTGGCACTTGGGCTGAAGCTGAAACACTCACTTTCGTGCAAGGTGGTGTTTTTGATACGACTACGTCTAAAACAGTGCTATCGGTGCTATTGGTACTCTTTATTTTCGGTATCGGCAAAGCCGCTGTGATGCCTTTCCATCGTTGGCTACCGGCTGCAATGGTCGCGCCGACACCGGTCAGTGCGTTATTACACGCAGTGGCAGTAGTGAAGGCGGGTGTCTTCACTATCCTGAAAGTGTGCGTGTATATTTTTGGTATTGACTTACTGGCTGACCTAGCGATTACCGATTGGTTGTTATACCTAGCCACGGCAGGCGTGCTATTAGCCTCGTTAGTTGCGATGCGCCAAGATAACCTAAAAAAGCGTTTAGCCTACTCAACAGTAGGGCAGCTGGGTTACATCACTATTGGTGCTTTATTAGCAACCCAAGCCGGTGTTTTAGGCGGTGCCTTGCATATCGTGGCTCACGCTTTCGGTAAGATTACCTTATTCTTCTGTGCCGGCGCGATCATGGTTGCTGCCCACAAAACTGAGATTAGCGACATGCGCGGTCTTGGTAAATCCATGCCGATTACCATGATTGCGTTCTTTATCGGCAGTATGAGCATTATTGGGTTACCGCCAGCTGCGGGTATGTGGAGCAAATGGTATTTATTCATGGGAACGTTGGAAGCGGATCAGTTAGCCGTGATGATTATTTTGATGATCAGCTCACTGCTTAACATCGCTTACTTGTTACCAATTCCGTTACGCGCCTTCTTTGATGGTGAGCGTAGCGTGGTTACTATCCAACGTGACCAAGTTAAAGAGGCCCCTTGGCCCAGTTTATTAGCATTGAGTATTACTGCGATTATGACGATGGTTTTCTTTTTCTGGCCTCAAGTTTTCTATGGCTTAGCTGAGTCGCTTGCAAGCGTCGCTGGAGGGACTAATGGATAA